The genomic stretch CGCCGGTGCGGCCGACCCGGGCGCAGGCGGTGCTCGGCGGGGTCGGCGGCGGCATCGCGCTCTGCGCGCTGCTCGTCTTGGTCCTCGCGCAGACCGACAGCTCCATCCAGAGCGTGGAGGAGGCTCAGAAGCTGCTCGGCCTCAAGGTGCTCGCCGGCATCCCCTGGTACGAGCCGCCGAAGTCGCACCGGCAGCGGCTGACGAAGATCGTCGGCCTGACCGTCGTCGGGGTGGCCTACGCGGCCTGCGTCGCGGCCTTCCTCTTCCAGGAAGCCATCTTCGCGATGCTGCGGAAGGGGGTCTGAGCATGGCCGAGCAAGCGGCTCCCCGGCCCGCGAAGTCTCGCCGCGGCCGCCTCCCCGCCGACCTCTGGGCGCACTTCGGCGAGGAGTTCCGCAGCCTGCGGACCCGCGTGGCTACCCGACTTGAGGCGCGCCACAAGATCATCCTGGTGACCAGCGCGCTCCCTCAGGAGGGGAAGACGACGGTCTCCTCTGCGCTCGCGCGCTCGCTGGCCCAGATGGAGTGGCGCACGGTCCTCGTCGACTGCGACCTGCGCAAGCCCGGCGTCCACGGGCTGTTCGGGGTGGACCGGGCCCCGGGGATCACCGACATCCTCGAGGGACGGGCACGCGAGGAGGATTGCCTCGACGCGACCGACAGCTCGTTCCTCGACCTGATTCCCGCGGGCACCCCCTCCGAGGGCCCGGCCGAGCTGCTCCAGGCGGACGCCATGCCGAAGTACCTGCGGGACCTCGCGTCGCGCTACGAGTACGTCGTCGTGGATTCGCCGCCGCTGACGTCGATCACCGACACCCATCTGCTGGCGGCCTACGCCGACGGGATCCTCTTCGTCGTCAACGGGCGCGTCTCGCC from bacterium encodes the following:
- a CDS encoding CpsD/CapB family tyrosine-protein kinase, yielding MAEQAAPRPAKSRRGRLPADLWAHFGEEFRSLRTRVATRLEARHKIILVTSALPQEGKTTVSSALARSLAQMEWRTVLVDCDLRKPGVHGLFGVDRAPGITDILEGRAREEDCLDATDSSFLDLIPAGTPSEGPAELLQADAMPKYLRDLASRYEYVVVDSPPLTSITDTHLLAAYADGILFVVNGRVSPRDLVRGAREQLADRPVLGVVLNGISTPKKYGYYY